The nucleotide sequence GCGGCTTGTGTGTAATTCCCATAAGGTCCCGTGTCCCCGCCTTTCTTCCTTCATAGCTGCTGCCGAAGTACATGCAGCTCTTGCTTACAATCTCCTGGGGGCTGAGCTTAACTGCAATCTCTTTCTCCGTCTCAATCACCCTCGAATAAAGCTTTCCCATATGCGGATCAGGAAGAATGGCCATCGTGAACCGGTTTGCTATGTAGTCCTTCATAAACATATTTTCCATCGCTATCACCTCAATTTTAATAGGAGTAAAGAACTACTTTCAATCTAGCACAATCCCTCTCTGTATTTCTACATTTTTACAATATTTTTACATTATTGCGGTTTGATCCCCAACGACAAGAATCCCTCTTTGACGCTTTTTATGAAAAAGGAAAAACGTGCAAAATTTGGTGAAATAAGTTTTCTAAAAATTTTAAATATTTAGTTGATTTATAGGCCCATTATCCATATAATTAAAAAAAGGCATCAGGGGTGATCTTTCTTGAAAAACAGGAAAACGTATACCGAGATCATGAAGTCCCGTAACACGCTCAAGATGGAAAAGAAACAGGAAACCGTACTTGATATTTACATTCAAATGGTGTTGGATGAAGCTGTGTTGACCCGGAAACTGTCCCTCCTTCAGGAAAAGATCGATGAGTCCTTAGACCGAAATGACA is from Bacillus sp. FSL H8-0547 and encodes:
- a CDS encoding IDEAL domain-containing protein, translating into MKNRKTYTEIMKSRNTLKMEKKQETVLDIYIQMVLDEAVLTRKLSLLQEKIDESLDRNDKPLFFKLAKEYAELRLLI